Proteins found in one Etheostoma spectabile isolate EspeVRDwgs_2016 chromosome 14, UIUC_Espe_1.0, whole genome shotgun sequence genomic segment:
- the LOC116701692 gene encoding transmembrane protein 272: MNPSPQSEVRPQSAVLISSLVVVNIIWWMVMIAAIGLGATHLNNCPVQPNISIYLIVLGATSLLSLSLTYTRANPGDGMVSIMCSACTVILHLFSFCWFIAGTIWVYPVYPPNYTPGTSRYCHKTTYQFAFIVTTLVWVATTFIFFCGCCFALLTCCTTVIAGRRLIPSRFSFYGATSDSQPTAGDV, encoded by the exons ATGAACCCGTCTCCACAGTCTGAAGTCAGGCCTCAGAGTGCCGTGCTGATTTCATCACTTG TTGTGGTGAATATTATTTGGTGGATGGTTATGATTGCAGCCATTGGTTTGG GGGCTACACATCTGAACAACTGTCCAGTACAGCCCAACATCTCCATTTACCTCATAGTGCTGGGAGCAACCAGcctcctctctctatctctgacCTACACCAGGGCCAACCCTGGGGATGGCATGGTTTCCATCATGTGCTCGGCCTGCACGGTCATCCTGCACCTCTTCAGTTTCTGCTGGTTCATTGCAG GCACTATCTGGGTTTATCCTGTCTATCCTCCCAACTACACACCTGGAACATCTCGATACTGCCACAAGACAACCTACCAGTTTGCCTTCATTGTCACCACCTTAGTGTGGGTCGCTACGACTTTCATCTTCTTCTGCGGATGCTGCTTCGCTCTGCTGACCTGCTGTACCACTGTAATTGCGGGACGCAGATTGATACCCAGCCGCTTTAGTTTCTATGGTGCGACAAGTGATTCTCAACCCACTGCTGGTGAtgtgtaa